In Fragaria vesca subsp. vesca unplaced genomic scaffold, FraVesHawaii_1.0 scf0513018, whole genome shotgun sequence, one genomic interval encodes:
- the LOC101308246 gene encoding protein TRANSPORT INHIBITOR RESPONSE 1-like, whose protein sequence is MLRMASSFPEEVLEHVFSFLQSDGDRNSISLVCKSWYEIERWCRRRIFVGNCYAVSPRIMIRRFPDVRSITLKGKPHFADFNLVPEGWGGYVYPWIAAMASAYPWLEEIRLKRMVVTDESLELIAKSFKNFKLLVLSSCEGFSTDGLASIAANCRNLRELDLHDSDVEDLSGHWLSHFPDTYTSLVSLNIACLGSEVSFSALERLVGRCPNLRSLRLNRAVPLDKLSNLLNRAPQLDELGTGASSAELRPDVLSNLSGALSACKELKSLSWFWDVVPTYLSAVYSICPGLTSLNLSYAIIQSPDLIKLVSQCPNLQRLWVLDYIEDVGLDALAASCKDLRELRVFPSDPYVLEANVSLTEQGLISVSEGCPKLQSVLYFCRQMSNDALITIARNQPNFTCFRLCIIEPRTPDYLTREPLDVGFGAIVERCKDLRRLSVSGLLTDRAFEYIGTYGKKLEMLSVAFAGESDLGLHHVLSGCDNLRKLEIRDCPFGDKALLANAAKLETMRSLWMSSCSVSYGACKLLGQKLPRLNVEVIDERGHPELRPESCPVEKLYIYRSVAGPRFDMPGFIWTMDEHSAVRLT, encoded by the exons ATGCTGAGAATGGCGAGCTCGTTCCCGGAGGAGGTGCTGGAACACGTGTTCTCGTTCCTGCAGTCGGACGGCGACCGGAACTCGATCTCGCTGGTGTGCAAGTCGTGGTACGAGATCGAGCGGTGGTGCAGGAGGAGGATATTCGTCGGGAACTGCTACGCTGTCAGCCCTAGGATTATGATCAGACGGTTCCCAGACGTTAGATCCATCACGCTCAAAGGGAAGCCTCACTTCGCCGACTTCAATCTGGTCCCGGAGGGCTGGGGTGGCTATGTGTACCCCTGGATCGCCGCCATGGCCAGTGCCTATCCGTGGCTGGAAGAGATCAGGCTCAAGAGGATGGTCGTCACCGACGAGAGCTTGGAGCTGATTGCCAAGTCTTTCAAGAATTTCAAGCTGCTTGTGCTTTCGTCCTGTGAGGGGTTCAGCACTGATGGCCTGGCCTCCATTGCCGCTAATTGCAG GAATTTGCGGGAGTTGGACTTGCATGACAGTGATGTGGAGGACCTAAGTGGGCATTGGCTGAGCCATTTTCCTGATACCTACACGTCACTTGTCTCTCTTAACATTGCATGCTTGGGTTCTGAGGTTAGTTTCTCTGCCCTGGAGCGCCTGGTGGGTAGGTGTCCCAACCTGAGGAGTCTCAGGCTCAACCGTGCAGTGCCCCTTGACAAGCTATCCAATCTACTTAACCGTGCGCCTCAGCTGGATGAGTTGGGGACAGGGGCCTCCTCAGCTGAGTTGCGGCCTGATGTCTTGTCAAACTTATCAGGTGCCCTCTCGGCCTGCAAGGAACTCAAGAGCCTGTCTTGGTTTTGGGATGTGGTTCCAACTTATCTTTCAGCTGTGTATTCTATATGCCCTGGCTTAACTTCGCTGAATTTGAGCTACGCCATTATCCAAAGTCCTGACCTTATTAAGCTTGTTAGCCAATGCCCAAATTTGCAGCGCCTTTGG GTATTGGATTACATTGAAGATGTCGGCCTTGATGCCTTGGCGGCGTCTTGCAAGGATCTGCGAGAGTTGAGGGTGTTTCCATCTGATCCATATGTGTTGGAAGCAAATGTGTCCTTGACAGAACAAGGCCTCATTTCTGTTTCCGAGGGTTGTCCAAAGCTACAGTCAGTTCTGTACTTCTGCCGCCAAATGTCTAATGACGCCTTGATCACCATTGCCAGGAATCAACCCAACTTTACTTGTTTTCGCCTTTGTATAATCGAGCCCCGAACTCCTGATTATCTTACTCGTGAGCCACTTGATGTGGGTTTCGGGGCCATTGTTGAGCGTTGCAAAGATCTCCGGCGCCTGTCTGTTTCTGGTCTGTTAACTGATCGTGCATTTGAGTACATTGGAACTTATGGCAAAAAGTTGGAGATGCTTTCAGTAGCCTTTGCTGGAGAGAGTGACTTGGGACTTCATCATGTGCTGTCGGGTTGTGATAATCTTCGGAAACTTGAGATTAGGGACTGTCCTTTTGGTGATAAGGCGCTTTTGGCCAATGCTGCAAAGCTGGAGACAATGCGATCCCTTTGGATGTCTTCTTGCTCAGTGAGTTATGGAGCATGTAAGCTGCTAGGTCAGAAGTTGCCCCGGCTTAATGTTGAAGTTATTGACGAGAGGGGACACCCAGAATTGAGGCCAGAGAGCTGTCCTGTTGAGAAGCTCTATATATACAGGTCTGTTGCTGGTCCAAGGTTTGACATGCCTGGCTTTATTTGGACCATGGATGAACACTCTGCAGTGAGGCTCACTTGA